The sequence atctttgcTTTTCTCCTAATTTTCTATTGCAGTGCAGATAAAGATAGATTTGCAGTTGAAGCAGCCAAGTAGCTCTCAACTTTTGCTTACTTAATAAACAAACGCAGGAGGGAAGTTAGGCCAACGGTTAGCTTCCTTCCCTCCAAACCTTCTGATTCTCTTTGAATCAAAGCAAAGCCCTTTAGCAGTTGGATTTTTGGTCACCGTCTGAAGACCCAACTTCACCTTTCTGACATgctcttcacacccatctgcTGTTACTCAATCCCCCCTTTTATAGACTTCAGTTTCTTTCATTCTGTTCATGTTGAGGTCCATCCTTCGATACCCAACAAAGCTTTTGACCTCTTCTGCATGTTTTGTGCTTCTGGGGTGAGAGATTGAGGTCTTGAAAGTGTTTGGGTTTGTgggtttttgaaaaaattgatggAAAGGTGATTAATTTTCTGGGTTATTCAATTTGAGGTAATATATCCAAGGAATCCATAAGAAGTTTGTGCCTGAGTGAGTTTTGTCAGCATAAAGCTGTAAGCTTTATTTGTATTGGGATACTTAGAGTTGGTTTTAGAGGAGAGAGATTTTCTTGGTTTCTGATCACCTGGGGTTTTGAGCTGCTGTTGTTGGTTCCAAGCTGAAGCCTGAAGCTTTAAGGCCTTGGAGATACAAGCTTCTAGATCCACTGCTTTTGGATGCTCAACCCAAATGGTATTTTTCACCTTTTGCTTCATTGAGCTCTCATGCATGACAATTACTGAAGAAAACATGAAAGTTGCATGAATATCCTAATACAACGCTTCCTTCCACAAAGCCAACTGCAAGCCCCATATTTGTGAAAATTCCCAGCATAACTTTTATGATACAAGTCTCATATATTTCATGTTAGTCTCCAAATTTCAGTTCACACCATATATCACTTTTCTAAATCCATATATATAGCGGCCAGTAGAATCATTCTCGATGAATATCCGTTACCTTTTTCCATCAGAGCCCATGTGTAACTCTGCTGGCAGTACGGTTTCATTTTCATCAACTTCTCCAGGAGATGATCGGACGGCTGTTAGTGCAATCAGAACAAGGTCCTCTAGAGCTCCCCCTTCTTCATTCTTAATGAGAATGGCTATGAGAATATCAAGAGCAAGGTGGTTCATCTTCTTAAGAAGAGTATTCCACTACCAAAATGGTTCAAGGTCTGATCTTGGGTCAAACCCTTTCAATTCCAGCACTTGGATGATGCTGGAATTTATTGCTTTGGTTGTTCAAATAAGTATCACCACAATTACTTTGGCTGTTTCAAAGAAGGAGAGGCCGGTTTGGCCTATGAGAATTTGGATTGTTGGGTATGATATTGGTTGTTTTCTCAATTTGCTGGTGCTCTTCGGGCGTTACAGGCTACTTTATTTGTCTCAAGGAGATGGTTTCAACCTCTCTGACATGGAACAGCAGAGAAGCACTGAAGAATCCAGGTACTTTTTCTAGGCTTCCGTTACTTCCTTTTAGTTATTATGGTTGTGATGAAAGATTTGGATACATATTTGTAGAGTAAAATATATGGAAACTTGCACATCTCAAATTCTGATATATGGTGTAACTTACAGGAccacacatttgatgaacagGTGTAGGACCTCACTTGAGCTATTCTTTGCAATATGGTTTGTAATGGGTAATGTTTGGGTCTTCGATTCTCGCTTTAGTTCTTTTCCTGGAGCTCCAAAACTCCATGTGCTCTGCATCTCTCTGCTTGCTTGGAATGCCATCAGCTACTCTTTTCCCTTCCTGCTGTTTGTGCTGCTATGCTGCTGTGTTCCCCTAATGAGCAGCCTGCTTGGATACAACATGAACATGGGGTCCATTGATAAAGCAGCATCTGATGACCAAATTTCTCAGCTTCCCAGCTGGAGATATAAAGAAGTTAACACCAAAGTAGAGCTCGGAAATGATTGTGATTCAGGATGCCTTGCAAATGAAGATCCAGTAAGTCATAGTTATACATATGGCCTTGCTTTGCAAATAGTATGCGTCCTGCTTGGGGTTTCTTCATACATGAGAATCTCAGTTTCTCCTCTGTAAGGCTGATTAGTTTGCTTCTTAATCCTTTTCTTGTGTTTACAGGATTGCTGTATTTGCCTGGCTAAATATAAAGACACGGAAGAAGTAAGGCAGTTGCCATGTTCGCATATGTTTCACCTCAAGTGCGTTGATCAGTGGCTCAGGATCATATCTTGTTGTCCACTTTGCAAGCAAGAACTGCAGAGATAGGAAACAAGACATCAAATTGACTgagctttgtttttttcttttttgttttcttatacTTTTGGTGTGATTTTACATGGTTACTCGAGCGAGTTTATTGCTTGTACAGTGGAGCTCACCAGTAACCAAACTATACCTAAGTTtataatctttgaatataCAAACAGCGAGAGAATGATGTCGgtatctttgatttttcttttctgcaatatttaccaaaaacacattctttttgaatttttattgatATGTGTACATACAAATGCActaaagaaaagaatgcatCAATCTTTGTAATGATCTCAAAAGTTTGGGCTTTAATATATGGTACTTTTCTACAGTCTATGCTTTTCTGTGTGTACTTCAATGTGTTGGCTGTTCTGAAAATCTACTTCAAACAATAGCAGCAAGAATTATTAATATGAAGCAAAGTTGTGCTCAATGAGAATTTTCAATCTGTAGGAAATTCTGGATGTTGATTCTTGTGTACCATCTCAGTCAGATTAGTCATTGACTAGGCAAATGCAAATCACTCTAGTTGAACCAAATGCAAAGCTACCTACCCATATTATTTctccaaaataaataagtaaataaaatccaaaattatgTAGCCTTAAAGCTACTTTAGACAAAAGTAGAATCAACATGTAAAGGCCAAGTCGTATGCAAACCAGTAGATTAAGCCGGTTGATCAAGGCAATGACTCTGCTTTAAGTTCGAATCACCTTTTCTGcagattagattaatttactATCGCTGAGTTTTAAGAGATTTTTATTCACCAAAAAGACTTTTTACTTGATCATAAAAAATACCCTGTTAttgacacacacacacacacaaaacagAGGCCCAAAACAAACGGACTCCATGCAAATCATCCCCAAGTATCAAAACCACTGAAACGGGGCTTCGTGTTGAGACAAACGGGctcttttataaaaactgagcCCATGCAAATCAAGCAAACTGATAGGAATCTCTATATGAGCTGGCGCTGTTGTTAACCATCAGTTAGGTTATAGTTAGTTGACAGTTGGTGAGGTTAACTCTATCTAAGGTAGAGAAATTGTATCTTGTTCTTTGTGAAAGAAATAATatcattgttgttgtttgaCTATCAATGGCATCGAGAAAATAATTCCATCAATAGTTAACAGCTCATATTAACCTACGTGTCTAGTGGTTGGCAGAGTTTAATGACGACGCCGTTTTTGTAGAGATGGCTTGGGAGTTGACTTGGCAGTTGGCTCCCCAATTTTGACAAGTACAATGGTTTGGTGAGATGTCAATAAAGTTGAGATGCGCAAAGTTCACTTAGATGGGCAACATAAGCCGAGTCCACCTATGTTGTTCCctaatttgtctttttttgtttcttttaaaataaaaacataagtgaCCTGACCTTTTCATTTCACCAAAATAACATATCTGAacccttttaaaaatattgaaaatactTTAGTTAAAAACACTATAATTAGAGTAAATTAATAATACTAAACAGAAATTAATCACACTATAAGTTGAAAAATACCAATTAGTATGTGCAAAGCGCGTGCTAATAAAATGATTCTTAGATTTCATCTCGTGTTTATTTTATGCGATGCGATTTTTTGAGAAAAGTCCAATGAAGATATAAATTCTTGTATCGAATTTGAACTATAGTATCTCTCtttctatttgttttaaaatttaaaatatttaaagttTCATGCggtatatatttctttttatttcaaaactgAATTCTTTTGAAAAGTATGCTTTTGTTAATAAATAGTTTGTATAAGAccaaattattataaattggATATTATACATGAAAAATGCTCCTACAGTAAAGCCAATTCATTAGAAGaaaagttattttaaattCTTCGTATA comes from Prunus dulcis chromosome 6, ALMONDv2, whole genome shotgun sequence and encodes:
- the LOC117633031 gene encoding E3 ubiquitin-protein ligase At4g11680-like isoform X1, whose product is MNIRYLFPSEPMCNSAGSTVSFSSTSPGDDRTAVSAIRTRSSRAPPSSFLMRMAMRISRARWFIFLRRVFHYQNGSRSDLGSNPFNSSTWMMLEFIALVVQISITTITLAVSKKERPVWPMRIWIVGYDIGCFLNLLVLFGRYRLLYLSQGDGFNLSDMEQQRSTEESRTTHLMNRCRTSLELFFAIWFVMGNVWVFDSRFSSFPGAPKLHVLCISLLAWNAISYSFPFLLFVLLCCCVPLMSSLLGYNMNMGSIDKAASDDQISQLPSWRYKEVNTKVELGNDCDSGCLANEDPDCCICLAKYKDTEEVRQLPCSHMFHLKCVDQWLRIISCCPLCKQELQR
- the LOC117633031 gene encoding E3 ubiquitin-protein ligase At4g11680-like isoform X2, coding for MNIRYLFPSEPMCNSAGSTVSFSSTSPGDDRTAVSAIRTRSSRAPPSSFLMRMAMRISRARWFIFLRRVFHYQNGSRSDLGSNPFNSSTWMMLEFIALVVQISITTITLAVSKKERPVWPMRIWIVGYDIGCFLNLLVLFGRYRLLYLSQGDGFNLSDMEQQRSTEESRCRTSLELFFAIWFVMGNVWVFDSRFSSFPGAPKLHVLCISLLAWNAISYSFPFLLFVLLCCCVPLMSSLLGYNMNMGSIDKAASDDQISQLPSWRYKEVNTKVELGNDCDSGCLANEDPDCCICLAKYKDTEEVRQLPCSHMFHLKCVDQWLRIISCCPLCKQELQR